The following coding sequences lie in one Megalodesulfovibrio gigas DSM 1382 = ATCC 19364 genomic window:
- a CDS encoding ABC transporter permease — MPFRLVDRTKPLPWGGFFVAALSLAAALVVCALLLAWQGKPGLHGVWLLVDGGFLHGYALEDAVRKAIPIFLCSLGVALCFRMKLWNIGAEGQFALGAVGATAVALHGGHWPAWAVLPCMCLAGAAAGALWALGPALLKRWLGVNEIITTLMANYIGVLVLQYLVYGAWKDPVSYGFPMTELFSPAAQVGLLPGSRIHYGLLYCVAAGLGFWWWISRTRLGFELVACGENPRAARFAHMSYGMLICLAMGGCGALAGVAGFLEASASVHRLQPSIMVGYGFTAVVVAWLGRLRVPAIAAFSLLLAGFRVGVENLQIELQAPAAMAGVLEGTILMAVLSGQLLNHRRLVWASGKRTS, encoded by the coding sequence GTGCCCTTCAGACTTGTCGATCGCACCAAGCCCCTCCCTTGGGGGGGCTTTTTTGTTGCAGCGCTTTCCCTGGCCGCCGCACTGGTCGTCTGCGCCCTGTTGCTGGCCTGGCAGGGCAAGCCCGGCCTGCACGGTGTCTGGCTGCTGGTGGATGGCGGCTTTCTGCACGGCTATGCCCTGGAAGACGCCGTGCGCAAGGCCATTCCCATCTTCCTGTGCTCCCTTGGGGTGGCGCTGTGTTTCCGCATGAAGCTGTGGAACATCGGGGCGGAAGGGCAGTTTGCCCTGGGTGCCGTGGGCGCCACGGCCGTGGCCCTGCACGGCGGCCACTGGCCGGCCTGGGCCGTGCTGCCCTGCATGTGCCTGGCCGGCGCCGCCGCCGGGGCGCTGTGGGCCCTGGGGCCGGCCCTGCTCAAGCGCTGGCTGGGGGTGAACGAGATCATCACCACCCTCATGGCCAACTACATCGGCGTGCTGGTGCTGCAGTATCTCGTCTACGGCGCGTGGAAAGATCCCGTGAGTTACGGCTTTCCCATGACCGAGCTGTTCAGCCCTGCCGCCCAGGTGGGCCTGCTGCCGGGCTCGCGCATCCATTACGGCCTGTTGTATTGCGTGGCCGCCGGGCTGGGCTTCTGGTGGTGGATTTCCCGCACGCGCCTGGGCTTTGAGCTGGTGGCCTGCGGCGAGAATCCCCGCGCGGCCCGCTTTGCCCACATGTCGTATGGCATGCTCATCTGTCTGGCCATGGGCGGCTGCGGGGCCCTGGCCGGGGTGGCCGGATTTCTGGAGGCCTCGGCCTCGGTGCATCGTCTCCAGCCCTCCATCATGGTAGGCTACGGCTTCACCGCCGTGGTGGTGGCCTGGCTGGGTCGGCTGCGCGTGCCGGCCATTGCGGCGTTCTCGCTCCTGCTGGCGGGCTTCCGCGTGGGGGTGGAGAATCTGCAAATCGAGCTGCAGGCTCCGGCAGCCATGGCCGGGGTGCTGGAAGGCACGATTTTGATGGCGGTGTTGTCCGGCCAGCTCCTCAACCATCGCCGCCTGGTCTGGGCGTCAGGAAAAAGGACGTCATGA
- a CDS encoding ABC transporter ATP-binding protein: MAGHIRIEGISKSFGMQQANRNVSLDIRAGRILALLGENGAGKSTLMSILAGTLTPDTGQILVDGLALPPGTPAASLAAGIGMVHQHFLLMEQLRVAQNVCLGLPGAFWLSPRRMATLVRDVGRRFGLEIDPTARVGALSMGERQRVEILKLLARDCSVLIFDEPTAVLTPGEASILADALCGMVAQGKAVVFISHKLPEIMALAARAPVDVAVLRQGEVVARYDLTQDTPSESELIRAMVGREVDLAQVAHLAAAAHPLGDEVLCCRGLQAPGLQGVSLTVRQGEIVALAGVAGNGQKPLVEVLAGVCPPEGGEVRLLDHSWQDFYSGEEPGRGLAVIPEDRRGAATAGNLDLLDNYLLTTRRRYTRGMLIDRRQALQDVRQLIEDFNVRPPEPATPGGRLSGGNLQKLVLGREFSRDPRLVVAEQPAQGLDVGATEDVWRRLLAMRARAGVLLVTSDLTEALLLADRILVLYAGRIMGEVRRGQDSEDARARIGRWMAGLA; encoded by the coding sequence ATGGCCGGACATATTCGCATTGAGGGCATCTCCAAGTCCTTCGGCATGCAACAGGCCAATCGGAATGTCTCCCTGGATATCCGGGCCGGCCGCATCCTGGCGCTCCTGGGCGAGAACGGCGCCGGCAAGTCCACGCTTATGTCCATCCTGGCCGGCACCCTGACGCCGGACACCGGGCAGATTTTGGTAGACGGCTTGGCCCTGCCGCCGGGCACACCCGCCGCCAGTCTGGCCGCGGGCATCGGCATGGTGCATCAGCATTTTCTGCTCATGGAGCAGTTGCGCGTGGCCCAGAATGTCTGCCTGGGGCTGCCCGGGGCGTTCTGGCTGTCGCCACGGCGCATGGCCACCCTGGTGCGCGACGTGGGCCGCCGTTTCGGGCTGGAGATCGACCCCACTGCCCGCGTCGGCGCATTGTCCATGGGCGAGCGGCAGCGGGTGGAGATCCTGAAGCTCCTGGCCCGGGACTGCAGCGTGCTGATCTTCGACGAGCCCACCGCCGTGCTCACTCCCGGCGAGGCCTCCATCCTGGCCGACGCCCTGTGCGGCATGGTGGCGCAAGGCAAGGCCGTGGTCTTCATCTCCCACAAGTTGCCGGAAATCATGGCCCTGGCCGCCCGGGCCCCGGTGGATGTGGCTGTGCTGCGCCAGGGCGAAGTGGTGGCCCGCTACGATCTGACGCAGGACACCCCCAGCGAGTCCGAACTCATCCGGGCCATGGTGGGCCGCGAGGTGGATCTGGCCCAGGTGGCGCACCTGGCCGCCGCCGCGCACCCCCTGGGCGACGAGGTGCTGTGCTGTCGGGGCCTCCAGGCTCCGGGACTGCAAGGCGTCTCCCTGACCGTGCGCCAGGGGGAAATCGTGGCCCTGGCCGGTGTGGCCGGCAACGGGCAGAAGCCCCTGGTGGAAGTGCTGGCCGGCGTGTGCCCGCCGGAGGGCGGCGAGGTGCGCCTGCTGGATCACTCCTGGCAGGACTTCTACAGCGGCGAGGAGCCCGGCCGCGGTCTGGCCGTGATTCCCGAAGACCGCCGCGGCGCGGCCACCGCCGGCAATCTGGACCTGCTGGACAACTATCTGCTGACCACCCGCCGCCGCTACACCCGCGGCATGCTCATCGACCGTCGTCAGGCCCTGCAGGACGTGCGGCAGCTCATTGAGGATTTCAATGTCCGCCCGCCCGAGCCTGCCACGCCGGGCGGCCGGCTCTCGGGCGGCAACCTGCAAAAGCTGGTGCTGGGACGGGAATTCTCGCGCGATCCGCGTCTGGTGGTGGCCGAACAGCCGGCCCAGGGGCTGGACGTGGGCGCCACCGAGGACGTCTGGCGGCGGCTGCTGGCCATGCGCGCCCGGGCCGGCGTGCTCCTGGTGACCAGCGACCTCACCGAGGCCCTGCTGCTGGCCGACCGCATCCTGGTGCTGTATGCCGGCCGCATCATGGGCGAGGTCCGGCGGGGGCAGGACAGCGAAGACGCCCGCGCCCGCATCGGCCGCTGGATGGCCGGGCTGGCGTAA
- a CDS encoding adenylyl-sulfate kinase, whose amino-acid sequence MLSRDGDAANGMPVRLPLLWIAGLPGSGKSTIARLVRDALVLQGLDVVLLAMDERRKVYIPHPEYTAEERERAYAMLVDEAVALQRQGRVVLIDATAHRRAWREAARARAAHFGEVIIHVPLEVAMAREAARPEGLVQAQLYRRALERRRSGRPDPGLGEVPGVDVPFEMPAPSVPGTPGVLVLDGAALSPQQAAGRILDWLAQADRAG is encoded by the coding sequence GTGCTGAGCAGGGACGGAGACGCCGCCAACGGCATGCCCGTGCGGCTCCCCCTCCTCTGGATCGCCGGGCTGCCCGGGTCCGGCAAGTCCACCATCGCCCGGCTGGTGCGGGATGCGCTGGTCTTGCAAGGGCTGGACGTCGTGCTTTTGGCCATGGATGAGCGGCGAAAAGTCTATATCCCGCACCCAGAATACACGGCCGAGGAACGCGAGCGGGCCTATGCCATGTTGGTGGACGAAGCCGTGGCCCTGCAGCGGCAGGGCAGGGTGGTGCTCATCGACGCCACGGCCCATCGTCGCGCCTGGCGGGAGGCAGCCCGGGCGCGGGCGGCGCATTTCGGCGAGGTCATCATCCATGTGCCCCTGGAGGTGGCCATGGCCCGCGAGGCGGCCCGGCCCGAAGGGCTGGTGCAGGCGCAGCTGTATCGTCGCGCCCTGGAGCGCCGCCGCAGCGGCCGGCCGGATCCCGGCCTGGGCGAGGTGCCGGGGGTGGATGTGCCCTTTGAGATGCCCGCTCCCAGTGTCCCTGGCACCCCCGGCGTGCTGGTGCTGGACGGCGCGGCGCTCTCCCCGCAGCAGGCCGCGGGGCGCATCCTGGACTGGCTTGCGCAAGCGGATCGTGCCGGCTAG
- a CDS encoding phosphotransferase family protein, protein MRDVELPALDAFLKARFGPSASLTAVRTMAGASKQGIKEFGYGKPVLVEYELDGQRREAVFSSMRGDKYGHQFYWDRAAILMFQHETSARLPGHARSLALGYVGAGGRLVLCNDIEEFFVLQEKLPGHDYYDDLERIRRGDFRPSDLVMARSLAAWLADIHQTRKADPDLYWRHIRNLIGSSECILGLIDEAYPPDFPDFSADRFLALEKRLLDWRWTLKPLHHRLAQVHGDFHPFNVLTSEDGSFGLLDRSRGEWGEPAGDLAAMAVNYLLLGLLMHPETPLEFRGPFRELWDAFFEEYLARTADAQALEVIGPFFVFRCLVVASPQWYPGHPPAVRQGLLRFMERVAGKPFDFRQPETFLC, encoded by the coding sequence ATGCGCGATGTGGAACTTCCGGCCCTGGATGCGTTTCTGAAAGCCCGGTTCGGCCCCTCGGCCAGTCTGACGGCCGTGCGCACCATGGCCGGAGCGTCCAAGCAGGGCATCAAGGAATTCGGCTACGGCAAGCCCGTGCTGGTGGAATACGAGCTGGACGGCCAGCGCCGCGAGGCCGTGTTCTCCTCCATGCGCGGCGACAAATACGGCCACCAGTTCTACTGGGACCGCGCCGCCATCCTCATGTTCCAGCACGAGACCTCGGCCCGGCTGCCCGGGCATGCCCGGTCCCTGGCCCTGGGATACGTGGGCGCGGGGGGGCGGCTGGTGCTGTGCAATGACATCGAGGAATTCTTCGTCCTCCAGGAAAAGCTGCCCGGGCACGACTATTATGACGACCTGGAGCGCATCCGCCGCGGCGACTTCCGCCCCTCGGATCTGGTCATGGCCCGCTCCCTGGCGGCCTGGCTGGCGGACATCCATCAGACACGAAAGGCCGATCCCGACCTCTACTGGCGGCATATCCGCAACCTCATCGGCTCCAGTGAATGCATTCTGGGGCTGATCGACGAGGCCTACCCGCCGGACTTTCCGGATTTTTCCGCCGACCGCTTCCTGGCCCTGGAAAAGCGGCTGCTGGACTGGCGCTGGACCCTCAAGCCCCTGCACCATCGGCTGGCCCAGGTGCACGGCGACTTCCACCCGTTCAATGTCCTGACCAGCGAAGACGGCAGCTTCGGCCTGCTGGACCGCAGCCGCGGCGAGTGGGGCGAGCCCGCCGGGGATCTGGCGGCCATGGCCGTGAATTATCTGCTCCTGGGCCTGCTCATGCATCCCGAAACACCGCTGGAATTCCGCGGGCCGTTCCGCGAGTTGTGGGACGCCTTTTTCGAGGAATATCTGGCCCGCACCGCAGATGCCCAGGCCCTGGAGGTCATTGGGCCGTTCTTCGTGTTCCGCTGCCTGGTGGTGGCCTCGCCGCAATGGTACCCCGGCCACCCGCCAGCCGTGCGGCAGGGGCTGTTGCGGTTCATGGAGCGGGTGGCGGGCAAGCCCTTCGACTTCAGACAGCCGGAGACGTTCCTGTGCTGA
- a CDS encoding ABC transporter permease: MMPDMWGPLAMFTPLLAAAIQSGAPILFATVGEIVTERSGTLNLGVEGMMLCGALAAFVVSLGTGSPWLGALAGCAAGSLLAVLHGLSTLTCGGNQVVSGLALTILGVGLADTLGAGHIGQVSPGFDPVAVPLLSTIPVLGPALFNQDPLVYLSYVMPLAVWLLLCRTRWGLHLQAAGENPAAARAAGISPLRWRWIGILAGGALCGLGGAYLSLAATHLWTTNLTAGRGWIAVALVIFSAWRPERAMLGAYLFGGVMALQLRLQAMGAALPSSLLLMMPYAMTVLALVVFSRAKARAAGRNLPPASLGVPLGGEGG; this comes from the coding sequence ATGATGCCGGACATGTGGGGACCCCTGGCGATGTTCACGCCGTTGCTGGCTGCGGCCATTCAGTCCGGCGCGCCCATTCTTTTTGCCACGGTGGGGGAGATTGTCACGGAGCGCAGCGGCACGCTGAACCTGGGCGTGGAAGGCATGATGCTGTGCGGCGCGCTGGCGGCGTTCGTGGTCAGCCTGGGCACGGGCTCGCCCTGGCTGGGGGCGCTGGCAGGCTGCGCCGCGGGATCCCTGCTGGCCGTGCTGCATGGATTGTCCACCCTGACCTGCGGCGGCAACCAGGTGGTCTCGGGCCTGGCCCTGACCATCCTGGGCGTGGGCCTGGCAGACACCCTGGGTGCGGGACACATCGGCCAGGTGTCACCGGGCTTTGATCCTGTGGCTGTTCCCCTGCTTTCAACCATTCCCGTGCTTGGGCCGGCCCTCTTCAATCAGGATCCCCTGGTGTACCTGAGCTATGTGATGCCCCTGGCCGTGTGGCTGCTGCTGTGCCGCACCCGCTGGGGCCTGCACCTGCAGGCGGCCGGGGAGAATCCTGCCGCGGCCCGCGCCGCCGGCATCTCCCCGTTGCGCTGGCGGTGGATCGGCATTCTGGCGGGCGGTGCATTGTGTGGCCTGGGCGGCGCGTATCTGAGTCTGGCGGCCACGCATCTGTGGACCACCAACCTCACCGCCGGCCGTGGCTGGATTGCCGTGGCGCTGGTGATTTTTTCCGCCTGGCGGCCGGAACGGGCCATGCTGGGGGCGTATCTCTTCGGCGGCGTCATGGCCTTGCAGCTCAGGCTCCAGGCCATGGGGGCGGCATTGCCATCCTCGTTGCTGCTGATGATGCCCTACGCCATGACCGTGCTGGCGCTGGTGGTCTTCTCCCGGGCCAAGGCCAGGGCCGCGGGCCGGAATCTGCCGCCGGCGTCCCTGGGCGTGCCCCTGGGCGGGGAGGGCGGATAG
- a CDS encoding histidinol phosphate phosphatase domain-containing protein produces MRTDFHIHTRLGLGADAPLAMLCRARALGLHAVHLADLVDAATLEPVLTAQLALLSDALHLDVELVPGVCLAHVPPGRLEELVARARALGARQVAVYGETLGDHVPRGTNLAAIEARADVLLHPGLITPQEVALAAEYGVRLELCAHPRHCLANGHVARLALEHGAVLVTGSGARSVEQLLDPRGLSLVRQGAGW; encoded by the coding sequence ATGCGCACGGACTTCCATATTCATACCCGCCTTGGCCTGGGTGCCGATGCGCCCCTGGCCATGCTGTGCCGCGCCCGGGCCCTGGGGCTGCATGCCGTGCATCTGGCCGATCTGGTGGACGCCGCCACCCTGGAGCCGGTGCTGACGGCGCAATTGGCGCTCTTGTCCGACGCCCTGCACCTGGATGTGGAGCTGGTGCCCGGCGTGTGTCTGGCCCATGTGCCGCCGGGACGGTTGGAGGAGCTGGTGGCCCGGGCGCGGGCGCTGGGGGCAAGGCAGGTGGCCGTCTACGGCGAGACCCTGGGCGATCACGTGCCGCGCGGGACGAACCTGGCCGCCATCGAGGCCCGGGCCGACGTGCTGCTGCATCCGGGTCTGATCACACCGCAGGAAGTTGCGCTGGCGGCGGAATACGGCGTGCGGCTGGAGCTGTGCGCGCATCCCCGGCATTGTCTGGCCAATGGGCACGTGGCCCGGCTGGCCCTGGAGCACGGCGCGGTGCTGGTGACCGGCAGCGGCGCGCGCAGCGTGGAGCAGTTGCTGGATCCCCGGGGCCTTTCTCTGGTGCGGCAGGGGGCTGGCTGGTGA
- a CDS encoding alginate O-acetyltransferase AlgX-related protein, producing MSRSHGFAPHSPGLFARSLTVVFVLLLAAPVLALLPALRPAPLDLQENRPLAPWPDLAAMPLAEASRAVELYVADHFPFRTHLVAAYIMVMERWLGVPVDAHLLGKHGELFFVMSDENTVRDYMGMRPLAQDELLRRRAYLTGLQAWCEGQGVAYLFMLGPNKTTIHPEWLPDWIQDQQGQTRQEQFLAMMAGTPVPVLDVSSEFVERKDQGRLFNVLSDTAHWNGRGLRLANELLVGAVRRRLPGLPDVDTSARMHLRDERAVTVYDEDVVPLLVFSDALSLRYDHTPAFLATVAAMPSIWLKPYRIVNDALPQKQGSAVLFATDSYFSTHVGQGGMPGTDKDTPWFPTPLPYLFHTFVHFHHDAMTRPALERFFRDEQPALLVHAYAERSMLWPWHLMDPELMALGEAVLGSPLLELTRAGTAEGKPVVDEPWDIREPTVISLPEAVADAHGRVLVTGRVQRIAGGGSIRLAIRGGAEEMAVTFDNEDEVFCVAVPGTPGTPVRLTAALAPQSEGRWLLLEPELLRQFRQNGTAGGR from the coding sequence ATGTCCCGCTCACACGGTTTCGCGCCACATTCGCCGGGTCTGTTTGCCCGCAGTCTGACGGTGGTGTTTGTGCTGCTGCTGGCCGCGCCAGTGCTGGCGCTCTTGCCTGCGCTCCGGCCCGCCCCCCTGGATCTTCAGGAAAACCGTCCGCTCGCCCCCTGGCCGGATCTCGCCGCCATGCCCCTGGCCGAGGCCTCCCGCGCCGTGGAGCTGTACGTGGCGGACCACTTCCCCTTCCGCACGCACCTGGTGGCCGCGTACATCATGGTCATGGAACGCTGGCTGGGCGTGCCCGTGGATGCGCATCTGCTGGGCAAGCACGGGGAATTGTTCTTCGTCATGAGCGACGAAAACACCGTGCGGGATTACATGGGCATGAGGCCCCTGGCGCAGGACGAACTGCTGCGTCGCCGCGCCTACCTGACCGGCCTGCAGGCCTGGTGCGAGGGGCAGGGCGTGGCCTATCTGTTCATGCTCGGCCCCAACAAGACCACCATCCATCCGGAATGGCTGCCGGACTGGATCCAGGACCAGCAGGGCCAGACGCGGCAGGAGCAGTTCCTGGCCATGATGGCCGGCACCCCTGTGCCCGTGCTGGATGTGTCTTCCGAGTTTGTGGAACGCAAGGACCAGGGACGGCTGTTCAACGTCCTTTCGGACACGGCCCACTGGAACGGCCGCGGCCTGCGTCTGGCCAACGAGTTGCTGGTGGGTGCCGTGCGCCGTCGGCTGCCGGGGCTGCCCGACGTGGACACCTCGGCCCGCATGCATCTGCGCGATGAACGCGCCGTCACGGTGTATGACGAAGACGTGGTGCCGCTGCTGGTGTTCTCCGACGCCTTGTCCTTGCGCTACGACCACACCCCGGCCTTCCTGGCCACGGTGGCGGCGATGCCGTCCATCTGGCTCAAGCCCTACCGCATCGTCAACGATGCCCTGCCGCAGAAACAGGGCAGCGCCGTGCTCTTTGCCACGGACTCCTACTTCTCCACCCACGTAGGCCAGGGCGGCATGCCCGGCACCGACAAGGACACTCCCTGGTTCCCCACGCCGCTGCCGTATCTCTTTCATACATTTGTGCATTTTCATCACGACGCCATGACGCGCCCGGCCCTGGAGCGGTTCTTCCGGGACGAGCAGCCCGCCTTGCTGGTGCATGCCTATGCCGAACGCAGCATGCTCTGGCCCTGGCATCTGATGGATCCCGAGCTGATGGCCCTGGGCGAAGCCGTGCTGGGATCCCCGCTCCTGGAACTGACCCGGGCCGGGACCGCGGAGGGAAAGCCCGTCGTGGACGAGCCATGGGACATCCGCGAGCCCACGGTCATCTCCCTGCCTGAGGCGGTGGCCGACGCCCACGGCCGCGTGTTGGTGACGGGCCGGGTGCAGCGCATCGCCGGAGGCGGGAGCATTCGGCTGGCCATCCGCGGTGGTGCGGAGGAGATGGCCGTGACCTTCGACAATGAAGACGAGGTCTTCTGCGTGGCGGTACCCGGCACGCCTGGCACACCGGTGCGGCTCACGGCGGCCCTGGCTCCCCAGAGCGAAGGCCGATGGCTGCTGCTGGAACCTGAACTGCTCCGTCAATTCCGCCAGAACGGCACGGCAGGAGGCCGCTGA
- a CDS encoding bifunctional nuclease family protein, translated as MVEMKVYGLALDEDTQVPVLVLKDLAGNTVLPIWIGAMEAMAISLALNGVSLPRPMTHDLLLSTLQALDARVVGVDVVSLQDGTYYAEIQVRQGDALRRVDCRPSDGIALALRAEAPISVHEDVLAQAATDSLQETGTGGTPVLTTEDADKWSDMLEKLNVEETKYKM; from the coding sequence ATGGTAGAGATGAAGGTATACGGACTCGCCCTGGATGAGGACACCCAGGTCCCGGTGCTGGTGCTCAAGGATCTGGCCGGCAATACGGTTCTGCCCATCTGGATCGGCGCCATGGAAGCCATGGCCATCTCCCTGGCGCTCAACGGCGTCTCGCTCCCCCGTCCCATGACGCACGATCTGCTCCTTTCCACCCTGCAGGCCCTGGACGCGCGCGTGGTGGGCGTGGATGTGGTCTCCCTGCAGGATGGCACCTATTACGCTGAAATCCAGGTCCGCCAGGGAGACGCCCTGCGTCGCGTGGACTGCCGGCCCTCGGACGGCATTGCCCTGGCCCTGCGTGCCGAAGCGCCCATCAGCGTGCATGAAGACGTGCTGGCCCAGGCCGCCACGGACTCGCTTCAGGAAACCGGGACCGGCGGCACCCCCGTGCTCACGACCGAAGACGCGGACAAATGGAGCGACATGCTGGAAAAGCTCAATGTCGAGGAAACGAAGTACAAGATGTAA
- the miaB gene encoding tRNA (N6-isopentenyl adenosine(37)-C2)-methylthiotransferase MiaB codes for MTFGCQMNVHDAAWLDRALVARGHARHPVLLGPGEELSPQVLAGADCVILHTCSVREKPEQKVYSLLGRLAAYFRANPRAFCAVGGCVAQQVGPELWRRFPFVRLVFGGDSLPEAPEALERLLAHPRLRISLLDFSESWRPREDHLEAAPPSPQAFVTIMVGCDNWCSYCIVPSVRGPQRSRPFADILDECRRLVDAGAREITLLGQNVNAYGLDLGPGASSFAELLRAVARLPGLVRLRFTTSHPKDLDEAVIAAFGEESTLAPMLHLPVQSGSDRVLEAMGRRYTVAHYHKLIDALRAARPDMAFSTDFIVGFPGETEADFQETLDLIRQVRYASAFSFCYTDRPGTKASAMLEKIDPAQSLDRLARLQALQQEISESRLETFVGHTVEVLLEGPARRQDTAGLVLTGRDAWNRVVNVHDPEGLIRARQDRSFSGMMVPVRIDAALKHSLAGKAAGATW; via the coding sequence ATGACTTTCGGCTGTCAGATGAACGTGCACGACGCCGCCTGGCTGGATCGCGCCCTTGTGGCCCGTGGGCATGCCCGGCATCCGGTGCTGCTGGGACCGGGCGAGGAGCTTTCGCCCCAGGTGCTGGCCGGTGCGGACTGCGTCATCCTGCATACGTGCAGCGTGCGCGAGAAACCCGAACAAAAGGTGTACAGCCTGCTGGGCAGGCTGGCGGCGTATTTTCGGGCCAATCCCCGCGCCTTTTGCGCCGTGGGCGGCTGCGTGGCCCAGCAGGTGGGCCCGGAGCTGTGGCGGCGGTTTCCCTTTGTGCGGCTGGTGTTCGGCGGGGATTCCCTGCCCGAGGCCCCGGAGGCCCTGGAGCGGCTGCTGGCGCATCCCCGCTTGCGCATCTCCCTGCTGGATTTTTCCGAAAGCTGGCGGCCGCGTGAGGATCACCTGGAGGCCGCGCCGCCTTCGCCGCAGGCCTTCGTCACCATCATGGTCGGCTGCGACAACTGGTGTAGCTACTGCATTGTGCCCAGCGTGCGCGGGCCGCAGCGGTCCCGCCCCTTTGCGGACATCCTGGACGAGTGCCGCCGTCTGGTGGACGCCGGCGCGCGGGAAATCACCCTCCTGGGGCAGAACGTCAATGCCTACGGCCTGGATTTGGGTCCCGGCGCCTCGTCCTTCGCCGAGTTGCTGCGGGCCGTGGCCCGGCTGCCCGGTCTGGTGCGGCTGCGGTTCACCACGTCGCATCCCAAGGATCTGGACGAGGCCGTCATTGCCGCCTTCGGGGAGGAATCCACCTTGGCCCCCATGCTGCACCTGCCGGTGCAAAGCGGGTCGGACCGCGTCCTGGAGGCCATGGGCCGTCGCTACACCGTGGCCCATTACCATAAATTAATCGACGCCCTGCGCGCAGCCCGGCCGGACATGGCCTTCAGCACGGACTTCATTGTGGGCTTCCCTGGCGAGACCGAGGCCGACTTTCAGGAGACCCTGGACCTCATCCGCCAGGTGCGCTACGCCTCGGCCTTTTCCTTCTGCTACACGGACCGCCCGGGCACCAAGGCATCCGCCATGCTGGAGAAAATCGACCCCGCCCAAAGTCTGGACCGCCTGGCCCGGCTGCAGGCCCTGCAGCAGGAGATCAGCGAATCCCGGCTGGAAACCTTTGTCGGCCATACGGTGGAGGTGCTGCTGGAAGGCCCGGCCCGCCGTCAGGACACCGCCGGGCTGGTGCTCACCGGCCGCGATGCCTGGAATCGCGTGGTCAATGTGCACGACCCCGAAGGGCTGATCCGTGCGAGACAAGACCGGTCCTTTTCTGGCATGATGGTTCCAGTCCGCATCGACGCGGCCCTGAAACATTCCCTCGCGGGAAAAGCGGCAGGTGCGACATGGTAG